In one window of Nicotiana tabacum cultivar K326 chromosome 12, ASM71507v2, whole genome shotgun sequence DNA:
- the LOC107805446 gene encoding uncharacterized protein LOC107805446 isoform X3, which produces MMSKQDAACVPNMQMQPEEIERKARVDAVWQQMNKGVSTRTLYSIINKPSSASNKTSSKKSSKPPSSSWMTVLGLSQKKTSEPERSTPEKCLRPTQNETSEEAKKLAAAALCAVKEAAAAAASSGRGKVITEVRDFAGEEVEVKKYVDANSAEASEKGKGPVASASPVDIILEQIKKKQKLSVLDKTKKDWEGFKEENKGMEDELDAYKKSSNQYLDRVSFLERADYREFERERDARLAMQAKRKPDSMRED; this is translated from the exons ATGATGTCCAAACAAGATGCTGCATGTGTTCCTAACATGCAAATGCAGCCCGAAGAAATCG AAAGGAAAGCTCGAGTGGATGCTGTTTGGCAGCAAATGAATAAAGGAGTGTCTACGAGGACCCTGTACTCCATAATAAACAAGCCTTCTTCAGCATCAAATAAAACTTCCTCAAAGAAATCATCAAAACCGCCGTCTTCT AGTTGGATGACAGTACTGGGATTGTCCCAAAAGAAGACATCAGAGCCTGAAAGAAGCACGCCTGAGAAGTGTCTTAGGCCTACTCAAAATGAAACTAGCGAGGAGGCAAAGAAGCTTGCTGCTGCTGCTCTCTGCGCAGTAAAGGAGGCTGCCGCAGCTGCTGCCTCTTCAGGCCGGGGTAAAGTT ATCACTGAAGTACGAGATTTTGCTGGTGAAGAAGTTGAAGTAAAAAAATATGTTGATGCCAACTCTGCGGAAGCATCTGAAAAAGGCAAAGGCCCTGTAGCGTCTGCTTCTCCTGTTGATATTATCCttgaacaaataaaaaagaagcaGAAACTCAGTGTGCTTGATAAGACAAAGAAAGACTGGGAGGGGTTcaaggaagaaaataaaggcatgGAAGACGAGCTGGATGCTTACAAGAAGAGTTCCAATCAGTATCTAGACAGGGTTTCTTTCTTAGAACGTGCTGATTATCGAGAATTTGAGCGGGAGAGAGATGCTCGTCTTGCAATGCAAGCAAAGAGGAAACCAGATAGTATGAGAGAAGACTAA
- the LOC107805446 gene encoding uncharacterized protein LOC107805446 isoform X2 — protein MSLPHDSDNLENVDGFQMMSKQDAACVPNMQMQPEEIERKARVDAVWQQMNKGVSTRTLYSIINKPSSASNKTSSKKSSKPPSSSWMTVLGLSQKKTSEPERSTPEKCLRPTQNETSEEAKKLAAAALCAVKEAAAAAASSGRGKVITEVRDFAGEEVEVKKYVDANSAEASEKGKGPVASASPVDIILEQIKKKQKLSVLDKTKKDWEGFKEENKGMEDELDAYKKSSNQYLDRVSFLERADYREFERERDARLAMQAKRKPDSMRED, from the exons ATGTCTTTGCCTCATGATTCAGATAATTTAGAGAATGTCGATGGGTTCCAAATGATGTCCAAACAAGATGCTGCATGTGTTCCTAACATGCAAATGCAGCCCGAAGAAATCG AAAGGAAAGCTCGAGTGGATGCTGTTTGGCAGCAAATGAATAAAGGAGTGTCTACGAGGACCCTGTACTCCATAATAAACAAGCCTTCTTCAGCATCAAATAAAACTTCCTCAAAGAAATCATCAAAACCGCCGTCTTCT AGTTGGATGACAGTACTGGGATTGTCCCAAAAGAAGACATCAGAGCCTGAAAGAAGCACGCCTGAGAAGTGTCTTAGGCCTACTCAAAATGAAACTAGCGAGGAGGCAAAGAAGCTTGCTGCTGCTGCTCTCTGCGCAGTAAAGGAGGCTGCCGCAGCTGCTGCCTCTTCAGGCCGGGGTAAAGTT ATCACTGAAGTACGAGATTTTGCTGGTGAAGAAGTTGAAGTAAAAAAATATGTTGATGCCAACTCTGCGGAAGCATCTGAAAAAGGCAAAGGCCCTGTAGCGTCTGCTTCTCCTGTTGATATTATCCttgaacaaataaaaaagaagcaGAAACTCAGTGTGCTTGATAAGACAAAGAAAGACTGGGAGGGGTTcaaggaagaaaataaaggcatgGAAGACGAGCTGGATGCTTACAAGAAGAGTTCCAATCAGTATCTAGACAGGGTTTCTTTCTTAGAACGTGCTGATTATCGAGAATTTGAGCGGGAGAGAGATGCTCGTCTTGCAATGCAAGCAAAGAGGAAACCAGATAGTATGAGAGAAGACTAA
- the LOC107805445 gene encoding RING-H2 finger protein ATL54-like produces the protein MAMNTRKLLQTANQSKDCLYFCDSTCPDSCYPYVDLDYYTPPPPPPPLPPPQLSSKHHQNISPYIIISVALFASLFLLVSYYLIIVKNCLNWNRRRSTSAQGSNEEFFDENRAPIIDHPIWYINTVGLQPSVIDMITIFKFKKGDGLIEGTNCSVCLNEFQEEESLRLLPNCKHAFHIHCIDTWLRSHTNCPLCRASIEPNLGTSFSTNEERMLEIDEQRDDTGEVNSNNEATDGEICENAGEQEEFLQIESLGTSAKKVNTKWDSVNGEVQGMRRSVSVDSSISLNIGLGMYMLSRMSRGEKGCVETAKLEEAVGENSSSMALSLHKEHVLMKRSFSYGGRSFFSRHHRSSSSVLPL, from the coding sequence ATGGCTATGAACACCAGAAAACTACTTCAAACTGCAAATCAATCCAAAgattgtttgtatttttgtgaTTCAACATGTCCTGATAGTTGTTATCCATATGTAGACTTGGATTATTacacaccaccaccaccacctccgCCGCTGCCGCCGCCACAATTAAGTAGCAAACATCATCAGAATATATCACCTTATATTATCATCTCTGTTGCCTTATTTGCTAGCTTGTTTCTTCTTGTTAGCTACTATTTGATCATTGTTAAGAACTGCTTGAATTGGAACAGAAGAAGAAGTACCTCAGCACAAGGCTCCAATGAAGAATTTTTCGACGAAAATCGAGCTCCTATAATTGATCATCCAATTTGGTACATCAACACTGTGGGTCTTCAACCATCTGTTATTGATATGATAACTATTTTCAAGTTCAAAAAAGGGGATGGTCTGATTGAAGGAACAAACTGCTCTGTTTGCTTGAATGAATTTCAAGAAGAGGAGTCTCTTAGACTACTTCCAAATTGTAAACATGCTTTTCACATCCATTGTATTGACACATGGCTTAGATCACACACCAATTGTCCCTTGTGTCGTGCTTCTATCGAGCCGAATTTAGGTACTAGTTTCAGTACCAATGAAGAAAGGATGTTGGAAATTGATGAACAGAGAGATGATACTGGAGAAGTAAATAGTAACAATGAGGCCACAGATGGCGAGATTTGCGAAAATGCTGGTGAGCAAGAAGAGTTTTTGCAGATTGAGAGCCTGGGAACTTCAGCAAAAAAAGTTAATACCAAATGGGATAGTGTAAATGGAGAGGTACAAGGAATGAGGAGGTCTGTTTCAGTAGATTCTTCAATTAGTTTAAATATAGGACTTGGTATGTATATGTTGTCAAGAATGAGTAGAGGTGAAAAGGGATGTGTTGAAACAGCAAAACTGGAGGAAGCTGTTGGTGAAAATTCAAGTTCCATGGCATTGTCTCtgcataaagaacatgttttgATGAAGAGATCATTTTCATATGGTGGTAGGTCTTTCTTCTCAAGACATCATCGTAGCTCCAGTTCAGTACTTCCATTGTGA
- the LOC107805446 gene encoding uncharacterized protein LOC107805446 isoform X1 has translation MAELTAEAQLVQNNLENVDGFQMMSKQDAACVPNMQMQPEEIERKARVDAVWQQMNKGVSTRTLYSIINKPSSASNKTSSKKSSKPPSSSWMTVLGLSQKKTSEPERSTPEKCLRPTQNETSEEAKKLAAAALCAVKEAAAAAASSGRGKVITEVRDFAGEEVEVKKYVDANSAEASEKGKGPVASASPVDIILEQIKKKQKLSVLDKTKKDWEGFKEENKGMEDELDAYKKSSNQYLDRVSFLERADYREFERERDARLAMQAKRKPDSMRED, from the exons ATGGCTGAATTGACTGCGGAAGCCCAGCTTGTTCAAA ATAATTTAGAGAATGTCGATGGGTTCCAAATGATGTCCAAACAAGATGCTGCATGTGTTCCTAACATGCAAATGCAGCCCGAAGAAATCG AAAGGAAAGCTCGAGTGGATGCTGTTTGGCAGCAAATGAATAAAGGAGTGTCTACGAGGACCCTGTACTCCATAATAAACAAGCCTTCTTCAGCATCAAATAAAACTTCCTCAAAGAAATCATCAAAACCGCCGTCTTCT AGTTGGATGACAGTACTGGGATTGTCCCAAAAGAAGACATCAGAGCCTGAAAGAAGCACGCCTGAGAAGTGTCTTAGGCCTACTCAAAATGAAACTAGCGAGGAGGCAAAGAAGCTTGCTGCTGCTGCTCTCTGCGCAGTAAAGGAGGCTGCCGCAGCTGCTGCCTCTTCAGGCCGGGGTAAAGTT ATCACTGAAGTACGAGATTTTGCTGGTGAAGAAGTTGAAGTAAAAAAATATGTTGATGCCAACTCTGCGGAAGCATCTGAAAAAGGCAAAGGCCCTGTAGCGTCTGCTTCTCCTGTTGATATTATCCttgaacaaataaaaaagaagcaGAAACTCAGTGTGCTTGATAAGACAAAGAAAGACTGGGAGGGGTTcaaggaagaaaataaaggcatgGAAGACGAGCTGGATGCTTACAAGAAGAGTTCCAATCAGTATCTAGACAGGGTTTCTTTCTTAGAACGTGCTGATTATCGAGAATTTGAGCGGGAGAGAGATGCTCGTCTTGCAATGCAAGCAAAGAGGAAACCAGATAGTATGAGAGAAGACTAA